DNA sequence from the Peptoniphilus sp. GNH genome:
ACCATTATGCCATTTTTCCAGTCTACTGGAATAATCAATGTCGCAACGGCAATTGCTATTGCTATTGTTTCGTCTGTCACAAATGGTAGATACTTGCCCCACCAAAGTTGTGATACCCATGCTATTATACCTAAGGCAAAAATTATACTAGTCAATTTTTCGCCCTTATTCATCTTTCCGAGTTTATTGTATTCTTCGTTTATAGTTTCTATATTTATGGACTTCATCTTGTCTACTTTAAATAGCTTAACTGCATATATCCACAGTAGGGGCAGCATAACTATTGTAAATGGAAGTCCTATCTTTAGCCATGACACAAAATGTATGTTATAATCTAACACTTCAGAAATAATTCCTATGCCGGTAGGGTTTGTGGTTGTTCCTATAGCAGTCGCCATACCCCCAAGGGTCGATGCAAATGGGATTGATAATATCAAAGCCTTTCCAAATCCTTCATCGACTTCGCCCTCTAAGGATTTTATTATGCTTATCGCAACTGGCAACATCATTACTGTGGCGGTTGTGTTTGACATCCACATTGATACAAAGGCAGTTGCTAGAATAAATCCAAAAATTATAAGTTTTACATTGCTTCCTATTGTCTTTACTATGCCGAGAGCTATTCTCCTATGTAAGTTCCACCTTTGCATTGCTGTGGCTAAAAAACCTGCTCCCAATACTAAAAATATTGTTTTGTATCCATATAGGGAGAAGAGTCTTATGTCATTTTGATTTTTGGCACCTGTGATTCCCAAAAGGGGGAAAAGTAGGATGGGTAGAAGGGCTGTTGCTGCTATTGGCATTGCCTCTGTCATCCAAAATATTATCATCAACACACTTACGCTTAGAACCTTGTACCCCAAATCACTAAGCCCACTTGGAGCTGAAAAAAATTGCATTGCAATAAATATAATTATGCCTACTACAAGAGCTATATTTTGTGTCTTGCTTCTTGCTTGAAGTTTCTCTTTCATGATTTTCCCCCTTATTTATTTTTCAAAGGACTGATTTTTTCTATATTCTTATGATGTCCGCTATAATTTCCCCTTACGTCTTTAGCTTGTTCTTTGGAAGCTTCTACAAGTTTTACGAAGTCTATGCCTGTATCGTATCCCATTTCTTCCAAAGCCCATACCAAATCCTCAGTTGCCACATTGCCACTTGCTCCTGGTGCAAATGGGCATCCTCCAAGTCCTCCAAGAGCCGTTTCAAATTTGTATATGCCCTCTTCTAGAGCAGCCAAGGAATTTGCTATGCCAAGTCCTCTTGTATCATGCAAGTGCAAGGATATTTCATGCCCTGGAAAGGCTTTTCTGATTGCTTTTGTGTATTTTTTTACTTGAGCTGGATCTGCTATACCGATTGTATCTGCTATTACAAAAGATTTAAG
Encoded proteins:
- a CDS encoding DASS family sodium-coupled anion symporter — translated: MKEKLQARSKTQNIALVVGIIIFIAMQFFSAPSGLSDLGYKVLSVSVLMIIFWMTEAMPIAATALLPILLFPLLGITGAKNQNDIRLFSLYGYKTIFLVLGAGFLATAMQRWNLHRRIALGIVKTIGSNVKLIIFGFILATAFVSMWMSNTTATVMMLPVAISIIKSLEGEVDEGFGKALILSIPFASTLGGMATAIGTTTNPTGIGIISEVLDYNIHFVSWLKIGLPFTIVMLPLLWIYAVKLFKVDKMKSINIETINEEYNKLGKMNKGEKLTSIIFALGIIAWVSQLWWGKYLPFVTDETIAIAIAVATLIIPVDWKNGIMVLQGKEAFADGPWTTMLLLAGSMVLGNAITDSGVAGWIAGMLGGLQGMPEIVIIIIVSVVTAVLTEVTTNAVVVAAFLPILAGIGKAIGMDPLQLMLICMISANFAFMLPAGTPPNAIAYSSGAIEIKDMVKTGLGLKIIALIVAPIIMKLVTFGILGIGIH